In Lineus longissimus chromosome 7, tnLinLong1.2, whole genome shotgun sequence, a genomic segment contains:
- the LOC135490828 gene encoding uncharacterized protein LOC135490828 isoform X2 has translation MEVVYFLLSCCLLRPIVAGDVSILPNSPTNVTVEFVNLSDPLLAKVTWNASPGEVDFYRMTIQKKGTDFLQVRNTRRGTELFTFLELEETYEIRVAANNGGKFSENANLTVETTTLFDPTATVKNITITNITLTSVQVSWEPPRGKVKYYTLEYSETRTDTARLRQSFAPHMPSAGTRVTLTLHNLKLATSYSLTVRPYFVEGRGMESEISFRSARPPMSKLPNSPTNVTVEFVNLSDPLLAKVTWNASPGEVDFYRMTIQRKGTDFLQVRNTRRGTELFTFLELEETYEIRVAANSGGKFSENASLTVETPALFDPTATVKNLTVTNITLTSVQVSWEPPRGKVKYYTLEYSETRPDTERLGQSFAPHMLTVTLVTLTLYNLKLATSYSLTVRPYFVEGSGMESEISFKTARPEAVDLVKDCLSTENCWVEYNFTAPSTWNDCAGGAKYVKKNHYDTGLFLGVELCTATEYKLFLSNNFTSEYKHIADVGGHGADHCEMMAAPGVVQESDMWASYQDIFTSPMIKGFYRYNVGDNPSYADIGARPVSTSKLYPKSYKCGIAVPGSVRVVRYDGSSDSDLVTFTEPTPGGALSDANDSVKDCLSTEDCWLEYDFTAPSTWNDCAGGTKYVKKNHYSVGKFLGVELCTPTKYKLFLSDDFNSEYSHIGDRSGHGGDHCEMMAAPGVIPKNDMWASDEGLFDSPNIKGYFRYNWEDTPTYGDIGEKPIWTGRFYPKSYKCGIAVPGSVRVVKYDVSPDSGLISPTAGATTPEIEPPEALTSCDMQKVDNALMREVSMYVIQSSSEDHCSDKCRDITMCDGATFIKGTNDCLIHLRRGFILPPRSRDSCCTTYKKDCPLIKRPATRPNEQILCALDRSTRKPSEKYAYRVLRLTNNFDRGEYSCRTDELCAGLSFKASDGNLVDYTFYYNNAPEPGVTFSNSSFVKNCQTGGPTCRKLKAVFGKTLKDISPYRRKTAVRTKAECVASCEGDRVGCSAATFRWKNKECWLYRFHEEDYDYQLEPVRLSDGKVMTWIKDPTLCHPGRRI, from the exons ATGGAAGTGGTCTATTTTCTTCTGAGCTGCTGTTTGTTGCGGCCCATTGTCGCTGGTGATG TGTCCATATTACCCAACTCACCAACAAATGTAACAGTTGAGTTTGTGAACCTATCTGATCCACTTCTTGCAAAAGTGACTTGGAACGCATCACCGGGCGAGGTTGACTTTTACCGGATGACCATCCAAAAGAAGGGGACAGACTTTCTACAAGTGAGGAACACTCGCCGAGGGACAGAGTTGTTCACATTTCTAGAGCTTGAAGAAACGTACGAGATCAGAGTGGCTGCCAACAACGGCGGAAAATTCAGTGAAAATGCAAACCTTACTGTTGAGACAACTACTCTTTTCGACCCTACTGCAACGGTGAAGAATATTACCATTACGAACATTACGCTTACTTCCGTACAAGTGTCATGGGAACCTCCGCGTGGAAAGGTCAAATATTACACATTAGAATATTCAGAAACGAGGACAGATACTGCAAGACTGCGCCAAAGTTTCGCTCCACACATGCCTTCTGCGGGTACCCGTGTCACTCTCACCTTGCATAATCTTAAGCTAGCCACCAGCTACTCCTTGACAGTCAGACCCTACTTCGTCGAAGGTCGTGGAATGGAATCGGAAATTTCTTTTAGATCTGCAAGACCACCAA TGTCCAAATTACCCAACTCGCCAACAAATGTAACAGTTGAGTTTGTGAACCTATCTGATCCACTTCTTGCAAAAGTGACTTGGAACGCATCACCGGGCGAAGTCGACTTTTACCGGATGACCATCCAAAGGAAGGGGACAGACTTTCTACAAGTGAGGAACACTCGCCGAGGAACAGAGTTGTTCACATTTCTAGAGCTTGAAGAAACGTACGAGATCAGAGTGGCTGCCAACAGCGGCGGAAAATTCAGTGAAAATGCAAGCCTTACTGTTGAGACACCTGCTCTTTTCGACCCTACTGCAACGGTGAAGAATCTTACCGTTACGAACATTACGCTTACTTCCGTACAAGTGTCATGGGAACCTCCGCGTGGAAAGGTCAAATATTACACATTAGAATATTCAGAAACGAGGCCAGATACTGAAAGACTAGGCCAAAGTTTCGCTCCACACATGCTTACTGTTACACTTGTCACTCTTACCTTGTATAATCTTAAGCTAGCCACCAGCTACTCCTTGACAGTCCGACCCTACTTCGTCGAAGGTAGTGGAATGGAATCggaaatttctttcaaaactgcCAGACCAG AAGCAGTCGATTTGGTAAAGGACTGTCTGAGCACGGAGAACTGTTGGGTGGAGTATAACTTCACGGCACCTTCCACCTGGAACGACTGCGCTGGGGGAGCCAAGTACGTCAAGAAGAATCACTACGATACTGGATTATTCTTAGGTGTGGAGCTCTGTACTGCCACAGA ATACAAATTGTTTCTCTCCAACAACTTCACCTCCGAGTACAAGCACATCGCGGACGTAGGCGGCCATGGGGCTGATCACTGCGAGATGATGGCAGCTCCAGGCGTAGTACAGGAGAGTGACATGTGGGCTTCGTATCAAGACATTTTCACTTCTCCGATGATAAAAG GTTTTTATCGCTATAACGTGGGTGACAATCCGAGTTATGCGGATATTGGAGCCAGGCCCGTCTCGACTAGCAAATTATACCCGAAGTCATACAAGTGCGGGATTGCGGTCCCTGGCTCTGTCAGGGTCGTAAGGTACGATGGGTCTTCCGACAGTGATTTGGTTACTTTTACTGAACCTACACCAGGGGGAG CATTATCAGACGCAAACGATTCCGTAAAGGACTGTCTGAGCACAGAGGACTGTTGGTTGGAATATGACTTCACGGCACCTTCCACCTGGAACGACTGCGCTGGGGGAACCAAGTACGTCAAGAAGAATCACTACAGTGTCGGAAAGTTCTTAGGTGTGGAACTCTGTACTCCAACAAA ATACAAACTGTTCCTCTCCGACGACTTCAACTCCGAGTACAGTCACATCGGCGATAGGAGCGGCCATGGGGGTGATCACTGCGAGATGATGGCAGCGCCAGGCGTAATACCAAAGAATGACATGTGGGCCTCGGACGAAGGGCTTTTCGATTCTCCAAATATAAAag GCTATTTTCGCTATAACTGGGAGGATACTCCGACTTACGGTGATATAGGAGAAAAGCCCATTTGGACTGGCAGATTTTACCCGAAATCTTACAAGTGCGGGATTGCGGTCCCCGGTTCTGTCAGGGTCGTGAAATACGATGTGTCACCCGACAGTGGCTTGATTTCTCCCACAGCTGGAG CTACAACGCCAGAAATTGAACCTCCCGAGGCCCTCACATCCTGTGACATGCAAAAGGTTGATAATGCCCTGATGCGCGAGGTCAGCATGTACGTTATTCAAAGCAGTTCAGAAGACCACTGCAGTGACAAATGCCGCGACATTACAATGTGCGATGGGGCCACCTTTATCAAGGGGACGAACGATTGCCTGATTCATCTCAGGCGGGGATTTATTTTGCCCCCACGGTCCCGGGATAGCTGCTGTACGACCTATAAGAAGGATTGTCCGCTAATTAAAA GACCCGCAACCCGGCCCAATGAACAGATCCTTTGCGCCCTTGACCGGAGCACCCGTAAACCTTCCGAGAAGTATGCATATAGAGTTCTGAG GCTAACAAATAACTTTGATCGCGGAGAGTACTCATGCCGTACAGACGAGTTGTGCGCTGGACTTTCGTTTAAGGCCTCTGACGGAAATCTCGTCGACTATACCTTCTATTATAATAATGCCCCTGAGCCGGGCGTCACGTTTTCCAATTCTTCTTTCGTCAAGAACTGTCAAACAGGCG GTCCAACGTGTAGAAAACTAAAGGCGGTGTTTGGTAAGACCCTGAAGGACATCAGCCCTTACCGCAGAAAGACAGCGGTGCGAACGAAGGCGGAGTGCGTCGCCTCCTGTGAAGGCGATCGAGTCGGATGCTCGGCAGCAACATTTCGCTGGAAGAACAAGGAATGCTGGCTGTATCGTTTCCACGAGGAGGACTATGACTATCAGTTAGAGCCTGTTCGTTTATCGGATGGAAAGGTCATGACGTGGATCAAGGATCCAACATTGTGCCATCCGGGACGTAGAATATAG
- the LOC135490828 gene encoding uncharacterized protein LOC135490828 isoform X1: protein MEVVYFLLSCCLLRPIVAGDVSILPNSPTNVTVEFVNLSDPLLAKVTWNASPGEVDFYRMTIQKKGTDFLQVRNTRRGTELFTFLELEETYEIRVAANNGGKFSENANLTVETTTLFDPTATVKNITITNITLTSVQVSWEPPRGKVKYYTLEYSETRTDTARLRQSFAPHMPSAGTRVTLTLHNLKLATSYSLTVRPYFVEGRGMESEISFRSARPPMSKLPNSPTNVTVEFVNLSDPLLAKVTWNASPGEVDFYRMTIQRKGTDFLQVRNTRRGTELFTFLELEETYEIRVAANSGGKFSENASLTVETPALFDPTATVKNLTVTNITLTSVQVSWEPPRGKVKYYTLEYSETRPDTERLGQSFAPHMLTVTLVTLTLYNLKLATSYSLTVRPYFVEGSGMESEISFKTARPVTEAVDLVKDCLSTENCWVEYNFTAPSTWNDCAGGAKYVKKNHYDTGLFLGVELCTATEYKLFLSNNFTSEYKHIADVGGHGADHCEMMAAPGVVQESDMWASYQDIFTSPMIKGFYRYNVGDNPSYADIGARPVSTSKLYPKSYKCGIAVPGSVRVVRYDGSSDSDLVTFTEPTPGGALSDANDSVKDCLSTEDCWLEYDFTAPSTWNDCAGGTKYVKKNHYSVGKFLGVELCTPTKYKLFLSDDFNSEYSHIGDRSGHGGDHCEMMAAPGVIPKNDMWASDEGLFDSPNIKGYFRYNWEDTPTYGDIGEKPIWTGRFYPKSYKCGIAVPGSVRVVKYDVSPDSGLISPTAGATTPEIEPPEALTSCDMQKVDNALMREVSMYVIQSSSEDHCSDKCRDITMCDGATFIKGTNDCLIHLRRGFILPPRSRDSCCTTYKKDCPLIKRPATRPNEQILCALDRSTRKPSEKYAYRVLRLTNNFDRGEYSCRTDELCAGLSFKASDGNLVDYTFYYNNAPEPGVTFSNSSFVKNCQTGGPTCRKLKAVFGKTLKDISPYRRKTAVRTKAECVASCEGDRVGCSAATFRWKNKECWLYRFHEEDYDYQLEPVRLSDGKVMTWIKDPTLCHPGRRI from the exons ATGGAAGTGGTCTATTTTCTTCTGAGCTGCTGTTTGTTGCGGCCCATTGTCGCTGGTGATG TGTCCATATTACCCAACTCACCAACAAATGTAACAGTTGAGTTTGTGAACCTATCTGATCCACTTCTTGCAAAAGTGACTTGGAACGCATCACCGGGCGAGGTTGACTTTTACCGGATGACCATCCAAAAGAAGGGGACAGACTTTCTACAAGTGAGGAACACTCGCCGAGGGACAGAGTTGTTCACATTTCTAGAGCTTGAAGAAACGTACGAGATCAGAGTGGCTGCCAACAACGGCGGAAAATTCAGTGAAAATGCAAACCTTACTGTTGAGACAACTACTCTTTTCGACCCTACTGCAACGGTGAAGAATATTACCATTACGAACATTACGCTTACTTCCGTACAAGTGTCATGGGAACCTCCGCGTGGAAAGGTCAAATATTACACATTAGAATATTCAGAAACGAGGACAGATACTGCAAGACTGCGCCAAAGTTTCGCTCCACACATGCCTTCTGCGGGTACCCGTGTCACTCTCACCTTGCATAATCTTAAGCTAGCCACCAGCTACTCCTTGACAGTCAGACCCTACTTCGTCGAAGGTCGTGGAATGGAATCGGAAATTTCTTTTAGATCTGCAAGACCACCAA TGTCCAAATTACCCAACTCGCCAACAAATGTAACAGTTGAGTTTGTGAACCTATCTGATCCACTTCTTGCAAAAGTGACTTGGAACGCATCACCGGGCGAAGTCGACTTTTACCGGATGACCATCCAAAGGAAGGGGACAGACTTTCTACAAGTGAGGAACACTCGCCGAGGAACAGAGTTGTTCACATTTCTAGAGCTTGAAGAAACGTACGAGATCAGAGTGGCTGCCAACAGCGGCGGAAAATTCAGTGAAAATGCAAGCCTTACTGTTGAGACACCTGCTCTTTTCGACCCTACTGCAACGGTGAAGAATCTTACCGTTACGAACATTACGCTTACTTCCGTACAAGTGTCATGGGAACCTCCGCGTGGAAAGGTCAAATATTACACATTAGAATATTCAGAAACGAGGCCAGATACTGAAAGACTAGGCCAAAGTTTCGCTCCACACATGCTTACTGTTACACTTGTCACTCTTACCTTGTATAATCTTAAGCTAGCCACCAGCTACTCCTTGACAGTCCGACCCTACTTCGTCGAAGGTAGTGGAATGGAATCggaaatttctttcaaaactgcCAGACCAG TTACAGAAGCAGTCGATTTGGTAAAGGACTGTCTGAGCACGGAGAACTGTTGGGTGGAGTATAACTTCACGGCACCTTCCACCTGGAACGACTGCGCTGGGGGAGCCAAGTACGTCAAGAAGAATCACTACGATACTGGATTATTCTTAGGTGTGGAGCTCTGTACTGCCACAGA ATACAAATTGTTTCTCTCCAACAACTTCACCTCCGAGTACAAGCACATCGCGGACGTAGGCGGCCATGGGGCTGATCACTGCGAGATGATGGCAGCTCCAGGCGTAGTACAGGAGAGTGACATGTGGGCTTCGTATCAAGACATTTTCACTTCTCCGATGATAAAAG GTTTTTATCGCTATAACGTGGGTGACAATCCGAGTTATGCGGATATTGGAGCCAGGCCCGTCTCGACTAGCAAATTATACCCGAAGTCATACAAGTGCGGGATTGCGGTCCCTGGCTCTGTCAGGGTCGTAAGGTACGATGGGTCTTCCGACAGTGATTTGGTTACTTTTACTGAACCTACACCAGGGGGAG CATTATCAGACGCAAACGATTCCGTAAAGGACTGTCTGAGCACAGAGGACTGTTGGTTGGAATATGACTTCACGGCACCTTCCACCTGGAACGACTGCGCTGGGGGAACCAAGTACGTCAAGAAGAATCACTACAGTGTCGGAAAGTTCTTAGGTGTGGAACTCTGTACTCCAACAAA ATACAAACTGTTCCTCTCCGACGACTTCAACTCCGAGTACAGTCACATCGGCGATAGGAGCGGCCATGGGGGTGATCACTGCGAGATGATGGCAGCGCCAGGCGTAATACCAAAGAATGACATGTGGGCCTCGGACGAAGGGCTTTTCGATTCTCCAAATATAAAag GCTATTTTCGCTATAACTGGGAGGATACTCCGACTTACGGTGATATAGGAGAAAAGCCCATTTGGACTGGCAGATTTTACCCGAAATCTTACAAGTGCGGGATTGCGGTCCCCGGTTCTGTCAGGGTCGTGAAATACGATGTGTCACCCGACAGTGGCTTGATTTCTCCCACAGCTGGAG CTACAACGCCAGAAATTGAACCTCCCGAGGCCCTCACATCCTGTGACATGCAAAAGGTTGATAATGCCCTGATGCGCGAGGTCAGCATGTACGTTATTCAAAGCAGTTCAGAAGACCACTGCAGTGACAAATGCCGCGACATTACAATGTGCGATGGGGCCACCTTTATCAAGGGGACGAACGATTGCCTGATTCATCTCAGGCGGGGATTTATTTTGCCCCCACGGTCCCGGGATAGCTGCTGTACGACCTATAAGAAGGATTGTCCGCTAATTAAAA GACCCGCAACCCGGCCCAATGAACAGATCCTTTGCGCCCTTGACCGGAGCACCCGTAAACCTTCCGAGAAGTATGCATATAGAGTTCTGAG GCTAACAAATAACTTTGATCGCGGAGAGTACTCATGCCGTACAGACGAGTTGTGCGCTGGACTTTCGTTTAAGGCCTCTGACGGAAATCTCGTCGACTATACCTTCTATTATAATAATGCCCCTGAGCCGGGCGTCACGTTTTCCAATTCTTCTTTCGTCAAGAACTGTCAAACAGGCG GTCCAACGTGTAGAAAACTAAAGGCGGTGTTTGGTAAGACCCTGAAGGACATCAGCCCTTACCGCAGAAAGACAGCGGTGCGAACGAAGGCGGAGTGCGTCGCCTCCTGTGAAGGCGATCGAGTCGGATGCTCGGCAGCAACATTTCGCTGGAAGAACAAGGAATGCTGGCTGTATCGTTTCCACGAGGAGGACTATGACTATCAGTTAGAGCCTGTTCGTTTATCGGATGGAAAGGTCATGACGTGGATCAAGGATCCAACATTGTGCCATCCGGGACGTAGAATATAG